In Janthinobacterium agaricidamnosum NBRC 102515 = DSM 9628, the DNA window TCAAAAAACAAGCAAGCCCCCCGGACTGTCATGGTTTGCGTCGCCGATGGCGTAGTCGCTGGATGTTTCAGCCATGACGCAAGGCCAGATGCCGATACAGCATGCGGGTGCTGTCTTGCAGCGTGCCGGCGCCAGTATCGAGCACCAGCGCAGGCGATAGCGGCGCTTCGTAGGGCGCGGAAATACCAGTGAATTCGGCGATCCGGCCGGCGCGGGCCTTGGCGTACAAGCCTTTGACATCGCGCGCTTCGCATACCTCGAGCGGGGTGCTGACATGCACTTCGATGAAATTGCCGGCGCCGACAATTTCCTCGGCCAGCGCGCGGTCTGCGCGGTACGGCGAAATGAAGGCGGCGATCACGATCAAACCGGCGTCGTTCATCATGCGCGCCACTTCGGCGCTGCGGCGGATGTTTTCCTTGCGGTCTTGTGGCGAAAAGCCGAGGTCGCGGTTCAACTGGCGGCGCAAGTTGTCGCCATCGAGCACATAGGCCGCGCGGCCTGCGTCGCGCAGCATTGTTTCCAGCGCATAGGCGATGCTCGACTTGCCGGCGCCGCTCAAGCCGGTCAGCCAGACCGTGGCCGGACTAATGTTGGCGACCTGATCATCCTGCTGTTTTCCTGTCATGCCATCCCCTTTTGTTGTCTCCGGCAGTGCGCCGGAACGGCGCGCGTGAATGGAGGAAATCATACTGCAAGGTGGATATGCGGTGTCTGGTTCTTTGCGAAAATCGGGCACATGATGGATGGTGGAAACGAGCACAATGGCGACGATTTCCGGTCGATTTGATGGTTCAGTACGGCAACAGGAAACGGCGATTTTACTGAGACTTTTTAGTTTGAATCTCTCGAATCGTCACAGCGACAGGCCTTTCGCTTTTTTATTTTTCACGCGATTTTTTACTGTTGACTTTTCGGCAAACCAGTAGCAATACTCAACGCAGGCCGGCATCAGTATTCAACTTGCGCGGTGCGTGATTCCCGTCATCGAAGCAAGTTTCTCTTGCTGTAGTTTATTTGATCTACCTCAGTTGCCAGTCATTCAGTCGTTGTCATTTCAATTCACCGTCGCATCCTGTCAGACTTGGGGTGCGACTGCCCTCTTTCTAACATGAGAAGGATAGGAAATGCGAGCTGCACAGATCAGGCGTCATCTCGGCGCATCCACCAGCCAGTTGCCGCGCACCGGCACCGAACACGGACTGCCGCAAAACCCGAACCTGCTATTCGGCGTCACGGCCGACGGCGC includes these proteins:
- the cysC gene encoding adenylyl-sulfate kinase gives rise to the protein MTGKQQDDQVANISPATVWLTGLSGAGKSSIAYALETMLRDAGRAAYVLDGDNLRRQLNRDLGFSPQDRKENIRRSAEVARMMNDAGLIVIAAFISPYRADRALAEEIVGAGNFIEVHVSTPLEVCEARDVKGLYAKARAGRIAEFTGISAPYEAPLSPALVLDTGAGTLQDSTRMLYRHLALRHG